In Salarias fasciatus chromosome 13, fSalaFa1.1, whole genome shotgun sequence, the sequence AATGTGACAATACTACATTAAATGACGGTGCTTCTATCTTCTATCAAATAAATATAACTAATGTAATCATGGTTAATACTCTGCATCTTTAAACAAGGACACTCAGATTATTAATGACTATTTAAGCCATAGAGTTATTACATTTAACATGCAAGAAATGACATGAAATCacatcaaatcaaaccaaacagtgaaaaaatgTGTTCCTTATAGTTTCCACGTATCATTCACATAGTGGTGAATTGACTGCTGCAACAAATGAAAGCAGTTTTCAGCAGATGTGCACTGCCCTCTTGTGTTTTAActgtaaaatacacaaaacaggCACAGTCTGACCTTTACCATGCAAGTAGTGTAAAATAATAACTTTAATGTAATACACCGATCACTATTGCTGTGTTTACTTTCATTATTAATATTGATACAAACAtgattattattactgttttcCTGACACTTTAAGTTCTTTCACACTCTCTACTTGAGAGTATCAACCAGTGTTCAAAAAAATGATGTTAGAGGCCACAATTGTCACTAAAACGCAAGAAAATTTCTTATTAAACGCGATTGTTTCTGTTCTCTTTCACATGGTGCCACTCTCATGTCTCTAAGACGAGCAGCTTTCTGTTAAATCCAGTGGACTGCCATTCATTTTGAGTTGACAATATTTGAGAGACAACCAAACAGGAACGGTCTTTCTGACCTCCTCGCTTTAATAGATCATCACAGAGATGTGAAAAATCCATAGTGCTTTATCTGCAGCTTCGATCTAATACTATCAGCTGAgatattttttcaaattgatcgtttgtctgtttgtttctgaagaATGAGTCATTATTACAGCACAATATACCACTGAGTTTCAAACTGCTGTCCATGGCAACCACTGACCCTGACCTGCAATCCTCTGATTACATGTGATGAAAAGCTGttgaaagggggggaaaaaaaaaagctgttgaaagatacatgcacacacacatgcacggagGCATTTCTTCAAGTCCTTCTGGAGCAACACACAGTGAAGCAGAAATATACATTTACAATAAGAAAACCCAAGCAATGATCAAAAAGGTTGTGCTGTGTTCAGCTTGTGCATGTCTTTTATAAATGGTCAAAGGGGAAATGCATTCATAAAGGATCCCTTCACAAGGTGAGAAGTGTAATTGCTCGATGACCATTAAGTCTAAATATTGtcactgacttcctgtctcaAGTGGCTGATTGGTCAAAGCATGTCTGATTGGTGAAAAAAAGtcaatgtgtaaaaaaaaaagcattcactTTTATAAAAGAAAACTGTGTTGACAGGCAGAAATCAAACATACTTTGTGCTCAGGTTTGTCATCAAATTGTGTCGTCAATCAACCGGACAAATTTGTGAATTTGCAAaatagtggggaaaaaaaaagaaaaccttccaggctgattttctgtgttcatcCGTGTTAAAATATTGGAAGCAGTTCAGTCAATTTCTTTCCAGCATGAAATGCTATTTTTTGCAGGAACTGCATTTAATTACAATTTAATTGAAAAGTAATACATGTTAAGACGGACCAATTCTGctacatcaaaaaaaaaaaaaaaaaagccattttgaattttgttgcccatttagagaaaaaaattcGGGAGATGAACAAGAGACTGTTGACAAGACAAACTGTTTCCTGTATACTGAACAAATCCTATTTCTTTGGATAAAAActcactgcaaaaaaacaaagacaacttTGACACAATAGTAATGACAATATGTTGCGCAACTTAGAATCCTGTCAGTTCTGCTGTGAGTAATGTTTTTGGTTGAATGCTGTACtgatcagtcacacacacacacacatacgcacgcgcgcgcgcgcacacacacacacacacgcacacacaggatGTGGGTGTTTCTCATATGATACTTGGAAGTATTGAACTTTTGAAACACAGAAACCACAGTAGAACGGTTAAAATAATAAGTTTCACaccacaagaaaaagaaagaaaataccaaaacagagaagaaaagagtttctttttcttcgGTTTGGCTTTTACTTCCTTTTAGCCTTTCAGGTAGTCTCACAAATCCATTTTACTTCTGTTACTTACTAAGCCATGGAGTAGCTGTCCGTATCTGCTTCACATGTTCATAATCCTGCATATGTCTGTTTATATAGATACATTtaaattagtgctgtcagtttgaATCAAATTAATCAAGACTGATTAATGGAAGGCTGGCAATAATCGATTCTTTCAAATTGTAATTATCGCAGAATGAGGGTTACATTCAGCAAGTGGCTTAAAGAGAATAATTAAGAGAGAAAACttattttttactgtcattgggtcattgttttttattcatcCCTGTGCAATCTgggtgaattatgaggattagattctttgttttaagcttgaaaatgttaaaattggCCTTCTGCGGCCGCCTGTATTTTGGATTATTCAATGCCAAAAGAGAACTGGGCAGCTCAAATTTAAAATATTGGATGGTTGGAAGTCCACATTtgtgagtgtttcctgatgtgaaactgctccaTTTTAGTTAAAAGATTCAGATAAAGCCATTTTGTACATTAAATTTGTGATTTTTGCTTATTGATTTCATGTTCTCAAGCCATGCGATTAATCTTGGATTAATTGTGTTCGGATTAATTTTGGTCAGTTGACGTCACTAATTTAATTGCATGTGCCATGGTTTGTGAGCTGTGATATTATCAGGAATCtgttgaaaaagcttgaaactTGAATTTCTAATTAAACTGTGCAGAAGGACATGATGTTCTATGTTTTGATGGTGTGAGGGATGGAAGGATAAACTGGCTgatgcagaaagaaaacagcacaaatgcACTACAGTTATTCAGTTATTATAACTCTGGCTGGCAGATGTtcccctgctgctccactgctcttgttattttccactttttgaCACTGCCTGTATTGCTTTGATccactcttttctttcttcgGCTGTTGCGGCTTGAAGGAAGTAGTGAGTCTCATCTGAGGTGATGATCTCAAAGAGGTTTCCATCGATGTCATGTTTTTTggctgaaacatgaaaaaagatgAGGAATATTAGGCGAATGGCATAGATTTTGCTGAGGGGGAAGCAGATAACAGTAAAGATATGAAATAAATTTTTAAGCCGTGGTGTCTTGGTAAGAACTGTGATCACCTTCAGGCACAAACTCCACAGCTGTGACCACAGCCCCACGGAGGTGGACCGAGCCCAGAGGGTCGTCTTCCTGGCAACGCAACAGGTCACAAAAagggagaacatttagaaaTAGAAGAAAACAATCGTGGacattttgttttagtttcatCGTGTCAGTTTAGCTACCTTCGTAGGATCATAATAATGAATATAAGCAGGGTCGTCACGCAGTATGAACTTTCGGACCTTCCAGTTTTTTCTCCGATGGCCCTGTGGAAACAAGTGATTAAGCTGAGTCGGGTTTATTAACATCTGTAAACTAGCCTTAAATACCAGATCTTGTTATGAATCAGTCTCGATTCTTCAATGTCTCGGTCTCATCTTGGTCTTGAAATACTCTCGTCTTGTTACTTCTTATTCCAAGCTCTTTTGTTGAATGGTGTTTTTGGTCAATGTGCACAGTCTTTAACAGTGTGTACAACTATATGATGGATATGCATAGAAAATAGTACAAAAGAACCCAAATTCCCTGTGCCCAGGGCTGCAAAGCAAATAGACAAAGTAATCCACACTACAGTAAGGGAAAAATCAGAAAAAGTAAGCAGTGCTGGGGCACACTGTATGACCGCAGTTTGTCTGAATGATCAAATGGGGGTTGCCAAACATTCAAAAATGTGTCAACGGAGCCACAAAGTGTGTATATGATCTTTTCAAGTTTCCTAAAATGAAGAGCATCTCAGATCCAAGCCTCATGAGCCGAGAGGCGGACTGACTACCGATGAAGTAGGAGTCGCCTTCTAGCCAGCGATGTTAAGTTTAATTTTAAGATGGGCCACAGTAGGAGGTACAACCTCAAAGAGAGCTGTTAATGCTATAGGATGTGGGTACTCTGCTTCACCTGTTTGACTAAATAGCCCTGCTTTACGATGTTCCCTCTGAACTCCTCCTTCAGAAGCACGTCTTCGTCACTGGAGTAACCTTCACAGAAGAAACCGCTGTCTGCCTGCAAACACAGCCAGGCAGACATGCAAGCACACAGTTATAAATAACTATCAGTGGCTACTGACCTTAAAAATAATGTCTCTCTCACTTTCAGTGTCTTGCAAGATAAAGATAAAAGTTCTGAAGAAGAACTTGTTGCAAGCTGAACTTACAAAGTAGTAAAGAGCTTTGGTGTCATCTAAGAAGACCGACTGCTCTGGACTCTCAGCTCCCTCTTTGGACATGTCACCTGCAGGCTGAAGGAAGCCCTCATTAAGAAGTCCTGTCGCTAACAAGAGAGCCTCAGGTCTATTCCTTGCTTTCGCCTTTGAAATCAACCACTCCACCACTGTTGCACCTGTGTGgataaaaagaaagagagagagagatgtagaGAAAGCAGGGACATTGTTGGGAGGTTAAAGAACAGCCCCTTTCTTctgaaacatcaataaaaccCAGGATTGCCGTACCGGTGAAGCAGTGGTTGAAGACTCGATTTTCCTGTTCCAGTTTTAACTCCTTCACTCCGTCGTCCTGGTCTTTCATCAGCACGTACAGCTCACTGAGAACAATGTAGGCATTGTCAGTGCATCTATGTCACAAGCACAAGCCTACctgaaaatcaatgaaaacaaactgcacaTCACATTAAAATTGATTCCCACGCTAATCgcatttcttttgttgttggtatttttttcttttataataacagcagcagctctgcaggacgTACTTGAGGTTGACTTTTTCAGGAAGGCGGATGGAGCGTCTCGTGGACCGCCGTGCGAACTTCTTCCCCCCTCGCAGACAGTCGATGGCTCTTTTGATGTCCTTGACCCaagcctctctctcctccacgtGTGAAGCTTGGAAGAAGTGATCCTGCTTCTTCTCCGTGGTGATCTTGAACACCAGCTGAACAGAACACGCTCAGTCAGGAAAAGTGGCTTCAGCGCTCAAGATTAGAATGTAGATTTAGTGTTGGAGGGAAACGTAATCGTCATCTGCTCCTCTTATTGATTCACCAATCATTACCTTCTGTTGCCCTACACTCTTCAATCTGTGAAAACCAGTGATTGCACAACTCAATTCTTCAAGCACCGAACCCGATTCATTTTTGACCCACTTGATGCTTTTCTTACCATCCTCTTGCTGAAATCCTGACAAGGGCTGACGAGCGCTGCTCCCTTTAGCGGGATCATTCCTTTTGGGGAGcggtctgttttctttttatagaACTCCAACCCGTCGTCTGACAGCACCGCCCACACTGCACTCCAGGAGTTCAGCACGGTACCCTGAGGATTGTTAAGACAAGTGACAACAGCGTGCCAAAAAAATCTGAAGGCACATTGGCAGAGAATGTATTTATCTGCCTGCTACAATTCACCCCCAAACCCTAAAATAATCACCAGCAATAACACTATTCCAGTGATGACTCTTTTAAACCGTATTATTCTGGAGAGGTGCGGTACCAGAGCTGTTCACAGCTGACTAAACCTGCAGATCCATTCACTTatagagaaaacacagagaaaggcGACCAAGACTTGAATCAGTAATTTTGGAGGCTACGGTGTTGCAGCAATGTGCAGCTCTGGTGCAAGtgctaaaatgaaaacataacatCTGTAATTGTTTGTAATTCGTTATTGTCTTAAATCCATATTTTGCTCGAAGCTGAACAAAGGTGTTCTGAGATGTTGTCAAATGTTGAGGCTCATGTTTTTTGGGAAAAGATGGGTAAATCTCTGTCCTACTTTATTTCTGACAGTCAATACCTCTTTTAAAGTTACACATTTCCACAATGTTTGTCAAAATGCTCTTTGTCTTCtttgtaatctgttttttaaatttccaaaTAACACATACTACAGGGAAATCTAATACATTCTGGAATGTTATATTgctgataaaatgtgtttagaAATTCTGTGTACCCCATCCTATTATATGCACATTTTGCACATATTCAACTCGACATTTCTGAACAGGGTTGTAATGTCAAGACATGATTCATTTAAAAGctcctttctctttgtgtttcactTCCTATTGAAGGACTTTACTGGCAAAAAGTGAAAGATGAACacggttaaaaaaagaaaaaaagtggtgGGTTTGTCCAATTTATGCCACCTAAAATGTAGAAATGAATCTAATCGCGGTCATGCATCTGCTGATGAGAAGTTCAGTAAATCCCTTTCTTGAAACATTTGAATCTACAAACGTTCACTTCCCCCTTATTTGGTTTTGGTGTGACCCGTGGAAGTCTGAAGTGGTCTTGTCCTTTCGCTCTGTTCGAAAGCAGAAGTTCCAATTGTGAAACTTGCTTACAAATGAAATCCGTTTCAAACAAGTTTATCTGCACGAACACTTTCCCAAATTGTACTGAAACAGCTGAGTGAATAACTGTGCTCAGTCACGCCAAGTCATTTTACAGTAACCCACAATGATATGTTGACGTTATCAGTGGCTGCGTTCACAACAGCTGTGGCCATGTgggacagagaaacacacaacagctcGGAAaaatatcaacacacacacacacacacacagaaaattgAGGACAGTTAGAAGGGAGTATATTATGGAGTAATCTCTAACATTATTTCTAATCACAAATCTTATAAACAGGAAATGCATCCTTCACCTTTGAAAGAATAAATATAATTCCGGCAAAGAAAGAATAGGATGAACCAGGAGTGAAATGTATTTGTTGCGCTTTTTAAGACCACAGCGGGTGCAATGGTTAGTGGTTCATCTTAGATGAGTATTTATAATAGCCTGTTTGTCATTCGTAAGTTATCAACCATTGTCAGTCCAAAAGAAGACTGATCAGAGAAGATGGAGTTGCTGCCGTGCAGTTATAACACAAAGCGAATGCCTTTAAATTAGCGGTGAAAATGTGCCTTTGATGTAGGGTTAACCTTCACCAAACCCTTGAGGTGTGAAAATTCTgaagaaaatatgttttcacaCTTGCTTTAAAGGAGCTACAAGCGTGGGCATAGAAACTTAAAGCGTGAAACAGTTTCTCACTCTCCTGTTTTGAAAAGAATATCAATATTTGCACATACAATTATTACtcacattttgtttatttctgaataGTTTTAAGTCGAGTCTGTCATCTGTCACTACTGAAAACACTTTTGTCAGTTGGATCAGCCTGCAGGTACCATGCTGTCCCCACTCTGAAGAGGGAACTTGACTTTGTGTTGCGCCTTGCAGAACAGAAGTGCGCCGTCACATATTCTATAGTAACTTTCAAGTGGCGTGAACATCTGTTCCTCTTGGCTCCTGTTTAATGTGGAGCAATACCACTTCTGTTATTCCTGTTCGTTCAGTGCATTGTCTTGTTAAAAAGcttaaataaactaaataaagaAGATGCCTGAATGATTAACATCTAGTTGGTGGCTACCACATATCCCATGATATCAGAGGTGTTGTACTTGTCGGAAAGTTCTTACAGCTTCATTTAAATGtcttgatttgtgtttttcttaccTTTTTCACCAAGTACCCCTCTCTGATCTCTTGTGGCTCCATTGTTCTATTGTTCTCTTGTTTCAGATGCTGCTGTCCTCTCACTTTTATCTtggctgtcaaacacacacacacacacacacacacacacacacactctctctctctctctctctttctctctgccttcaTGCCTCTGTGCATTACTGTTAAAACCACAGGCACACAGACTCACAAGCAGGAAGTTGTGCTGTTCATGTGTGTGACTGATGATTGGTCACCCAGGTTCCTCAAACGGGTGGTTATTATTAGTTTCAGCTGATACTTGGCTCGTGTGTTGAACTTGAAGAGAAGGCCTGTCTGGTTGAAGCGATTACTTCAGAGCAGCTTGTCTCAAACAGCATAGATCAGAGGTCATTAAGCTGCCATCACTGGAGCGCCAGAGATCACAGATCTTCCATACGCATTTCGTTTTGTGACAATAAAATTTTATCTCAGAAGTTTATGTCAATCTGTTCCTCTTTTCCGTTTGATGAAAACAGCTGTGGAGTTGTTTCTCTTCTTGCTCTCGCTGTTTGCTTAAAcatcagcattttgtttttgttctctatcgtacttccatccatccaaccacttCCTTTGGGCTGCAGGGCCGAACACCGCAgcgcaaacacagagaaagagttGACTTTGCCGAGACGAAGCCCATGGAGAACATGAAaatcacaaagaaagaaagaacctGCCTGGATTCAAACGCTTAAAATTTCCACCGTGTGTTGAGACGGGACGGCTAACTACTGCCACAGTTCTGTCTTGTAAGACCAGTCGGCACTGATGTGTTATTGTCACTTCTCATGGATGTCATTTATACATTAAAACCTCCTTcaagaataaataaacaaatacttTAATAACGACCAATGATTTCCAGCGAACTTCAGCTCTACTGAGTGAACCAGTCACCAGAGTGACCCACACAGTGCTGAGAAATCAGCTGAGGTGTTCAACTGCATGACGAGCATACAGGAATTCACACAGACATTGTGGCAAGTGACTAATTGATCTTATTCTTAGTAAGCAGTCCAGTCTTTGAGTAAGAAGAAGAAACTTGTAGCTGTAATCAAGTATTTATTACCAGTATACTACACTGAGTGTTTGATAGCTGATGCTTAAGTTCTGACAGATCAGGAGAATGATGGATGATATATCGCTTCAGGACATCCCACACAACATTTTGTAATAATCTGACACCAAGATGAGTCCGAAGTGCATCACGAGCAGATGTCCTGAATTAGATGTTAGCAGAGCTATTAATGGAAGATTAGACTTCCCGTATTTTCCCCAATTGCTTAATGCTGCAGAGGTGTACTGGTTGTACTGGAGTGGGCAGCTAACTGCATGTTTCTTAGTTTTTTAAAAGCTGTGGTCATAATTACGGCAATATAGACATGACAGCCTTTTCTATATACTGCATAATACATTGCATCGTCTCTCTCGTCACTGGGCCTCGGCTGCTATCAGAGTTGACTGGCTTCTTATCAAAATGTGTCATTGCATGTACTTTCCCCAAACTGTTGTCGTCTCAGAGCATGAAAGGAAGTCTTCCTATCTGTGATGTCAAGTCTCTTCATTATGGTTACCCTGCTGCATGCAGCACTCAGTGGCATCAGTCAGGATGCCACGCGGAAACAGGCGGGGATGAAACACAAGCTGCTCCCTGACAGATTGAAAAGGAGAGACTCTGAGCTATTCTGGAGAATCGAGACAAGTCAACACCCATATTAACAACTGCAAGTATACCTTGCCATTCTACTCTGCTTCATTTAATTCTGTTCTGTGGAAGGCTTAAGAACACAGTATTCTTCTGTGCACTTgtataaaacactttaagagTGAATTTACATACAGTTAAAATCTGAATACCAAAAAAAGCAACTTTACAAATACTGAGTGGCATTATTCTCTAATAATTACAAAGACAGTTATGTCTAATGCTTTTTCATATAAACAGATTGTTTTTAAAGAATATATATCTGTTCTATTTTTGATGTCATGTATAACGATAACATCTCTTGGCAACATAAAGGGAAATAACTTATTTTTGTAATATCCTAAGTTTGCCTCTAGAGGGCAGCATAGCTGTTTGTCTAATAGGAAATAAGCTGTGTGTGAATCCTGAagttttttccactttaaaacCTAGAATTTATTATTTATCTGATCAACATGGAAATAGTCTCAACACATCTCTCAaatttgtttcacatttttatatAAGATACATTTAGATACAcatttagatagatagatagatagatagatagatagatagattcgattcgtgttttcagttgtttaacTTTACTTTTGATATTTGTTGTTGTCGGAATTATATTAGGTTTTTTAACTGTTCTAAATTaatttttgtcttgtttcttaTAGTTTCACATCTCCTTTGCtatttcatctatttttttgtttatattttttgggCTGGAAAGCCTGTCATCTTGATTCACTTGATCCTCTTTCATTCAAGTGATATTTCTTAGTACCTTTAATAAATGTTTCTCACCTTTTTACTTTTGTCTGACTGTATTTTGTCTTCGCTTGTTTTGATTTACTAACTTCTCGATTGTCTTTGAGGCACTCGAAAAGAAAAATGCTACACAAATAAAGTTTGGCTGATTGATAGAGCATCCAAAACTCAATATCTGACTATGAGAACAAAGGACTTAAGCATTCAAACAAATCTTGATCTGATGAAGAGTCGCTTTCTGGTGACGATCTCTATGTGACCGTGGCATTTATCAAACGGAGCAAAGGCCATACTGTTGTCTTCCCACACTGATTCATGTCTTCCGGTTGCCTATGAATAAACATCAGGAGGGCTGGGGCTCATGAGTCCAGTGATGAATCTCGGGGCAGTGAGTTCTATTAGCTGTCAACACGAAAGTCACATCTGGTGATTGAAAAAAGTGGACTCAGATTGTCCCATGATCATTTTATTGAGATAGCCA encodes:
- the plek gene encoding pleckstrin, with protein sequence MEPQEIREGYLVKKGTVLNSWSAVWAVLSDDGLEFYKKKTDRSPKGMIPLKGAALVSPCQDFSKRMLVFKITTEKKQDHFFQASHVEEREAWVKDIKRAIDCLRGGKKFARRSTRRSIRLPEKVNLNELYVLMKDQDDGVKELKLEQENRVFNHCFTGATVVEWLISKAKARNRPEALLLATGLLNEGFLQPAGDMSKEGAESPEQSVFLDDTKALYYFADSGFFCEGYSSDEDVLLKEEFRGNIVKQGYLVKQGHRRKNWKVRKFILRDDPAYIHYYDPTKEDDPLGSVHLRGAVVTAVEFVPEAKKHDIDGNLFEIITSDETHYFLQAATAEERKEWIKAIQAVSKSGK